One window of the Mycteria americana isolate JAX WOST 10 ecotype Jacksonville Zoo and Gardens unplaced genomic scaffold, USCA_MyAme_1.0 Scaffold_111, whole genome shotgun sequence genome contains the following:
- the LOC142403122 gene encoding olfactory receptor 14A16-like has translation MSNSSSITQFLLLAFADTRQLQLLHFWLFLGIYLAALLGNGLIITAVACDHRLHTPMYFFLLNLSVLDLGSISTTVPKSMANSLWDTRDISYAGCVVQVFFFLFLTTAEYSLLTVMAYDRYVAICKPLHYGTLLGSRACVHMAAAAWGSCFFYAVLHTANTFSIALCHGNGLDQFFCEIPQILKLSCSRSYMREVGLLVLSIFLYFGCFVFIVLSYVQIFRAVLRIPSEQGRHKAFSTCLPHLAVVSLFLSTGTFAYVKPPSISSPSLDVVVAILYAVVPPTVNPLIYSMRNKDLKDALWNLF, from the coding sequence atgtccaacagcagctccatcacccagttcctcctcctggcatttgcagacacacggcagctgcagctcttgcacttctggctcttcctgggcatctacctggctgccctcctgggcaacggcctcatcatcaccgccgtagcctgcgaccaccgcctccacacccctatgtacttcttcctcctcaacctctctgtcctcgacctgggctccatctccaccactgtccccaaatccatggccaattccctgtgggacaccagggatatctcctatgcaggatgtgttgtacaagtctttttcttcctcttcttgaccacagcagagtattctctcctcacagtaatggcctatgaccgctacgttgccatctgcaaacccctgcactacgggaccctgctgggcagcagagcttgtgtccacatggcagcagctgcctggggcagttgtttcttctatgctgtgctgcacacggccaatacattttccatagcCCTCTGCCACGGCAATGggctggaccagttcttctgtgaaatcccccagatcctcaagctctcctgctcacgttcCTACATGAGGGAAGTTGGGCTGCTTGTgcttagcatttttctttattttggatgctttgttttcattgtgctgtcctatgtgcagatcttcagggccgtgctgaggatcccctctgagcagggacggcacaaagccttctccacgtgcctccctcacctggctgtggtctccttgtttctcagcactggcacatttgcctacgtgaagcccccctccatctcctccccatccctggatgtggTGGTGGCAATCCTATATGCGGTAGTTCCTccaacagtgaaccccctcatctacagcatgaggaacaaggacctcAAGGATGCTCTATGGAATCTATTTTAA